DNA sequence from the Malus domestica chromosome 06, GDT2T_hap1 genome:
cttccaaagttttcctaggtcttcctctaccccttcggccctgaacctctgtcccatagtcgcatcttctaatcggagcgtcagtaggccttctttgcacatgtccaaaccaccgtaaccgattttctctcatctttccttcaatttcggctactcctactttaccccggatatcctcattcctaatcttatcctttctcgtgtgcccacacatccaacgaagcatcctcatctccgctacacccattttgtgtacgtgttgatgtttcaccgcccaacattctgtgccatacagcatcgccggccttattgccgtcctataaaattttcccttaagcttcagtggcatacggcggtcacacaacacgccggatgcactcttccacttcatccatccagcttgtattctatggttgagatctccatctaattctccgttcttttgcaagatagatcctaggtaacgaaaacggtcgctctttggtatttcttgatctccgatcctcacccctaactcgttttggcctccatttgcactgaacttgcactccatatattctgtctttgatcggcttaggcgaagacctttagattccaacacttctctccaaaggttaagctttgcatttaccccttcctgagtttcatctatcaacactatatcgtctgcgaaaagcatacaccaaggaatatcatcttgaatatgtcctgttaactcatccattaccaacgcaaaaaggtaaggacttaaggatgagccttgatgtaatcctacagttatgggaaagctttcggtttgtccttcatgagttcttacggcagtctttgctccttcatacatatcctgtatagcttggatatatgctactcgtactcctttcttctctaaaatcctccaaagaatgtctcttgggaccctatcatacgctttttccaaatctataaagaccatgtgtaaatcctttttcccatctctatatctttccatcaatcttcgtaagagatagattgcctccatggttgagcgccctggcatgaacccgaattggttgtccgaaacccgtgtctcttgcctcaatctatgctcaatgactctctcccagagctttattgtatgactcattagcttaatacccctatagttcatgcaattttgtacgtcgcccttattcttgtagataggcaccaaagtgctcgttcgccactcatttggcatcttcttcgttttcaaaatcctattgaaaaggtcagtgagccatgttatacctgtctctcccaaaagtttccacacttcgattggtatatcgtctgggcctattgcttttttatgcttcatcttcttcaaagctacaaccacttcttccttccggattcgacgataaaaagagtagtttctacagtcttctgagttactcaactcccctaaagaagcactcatttcatgtccttcattgaaaagattatgaaaataacctctccatctgtctttaaccgcgttctctgtagcaagaacctttccatcctcatccttgatgcacctcacttggtttaggtcccttgtcttcttttcccttgctctagatagtttatagatatccaactctccttctttggtatctagtcgtttatacatatcgtcgtaagccgctaacttagcttctctgacagctttcttcgcctcttgcttcgcttttctatacctttcaccattttcatcggtcctctccttgtataaggctttacaacattccttcttagccttcaccttcgtttgtacctcctcattccaccaccaagattccttttggtgtggggcaaagcccttggactctcctaatacctcttttgctacttttcggatacaactagccatggaatcccacatttggctagcttccccctctctatcccacacacattgggtgattaccttctctttgaaaatggcttgtttttcttcttttagattccaccatctagtccttgggcacttccaagtcttgttcttttgtcttactcttttgatatgtacatccatcaccaacaagcgatattgattagccacgctctctcctggtataactttgcaatccttacaagttatacgatcccctttcctcattagaagaaaatctatttgtgtttttgacgacccactcttgtaggtgatcacatgttcttctctcttcttaaagaaggtgttggctaagaagagatcatatgccattgcaaaatccaagatagcttccccatcctcgtttctctccccaaaaccatggccaccatgaaaacctccatagttgcctgtctccctgcccacgtgtccatttaaatctcctcctataaataacttctccgtctgagcaattccttgcaccaagtctccaagatcttcccaaaatttctccttcgaactcgtatccaaccctacttgaggtgcgtacgcactaatcacattgataagttcttgtcctattacaatcttgattgccatgattctatctcctaccctcttgacatctacaacatcttgtaccaaggtcttgtccacgatgatgccaacaccgtttctcgttctatttgtgcccgaataccaaagtttaaaccctgagttttctagatcctttgccttactaccaacccacttagtttcttgtaatgCAGGCACATACTATGAGGACAAACTTTAATAGCACATAATCAAATCTACTTAACCAAATaatgtgtttgtttgctgtaaAGCAGCAGCTCGCATCAgatacaaaagaaaataatcCAGGATTACAGCCCTATTCTTTATATGATATCATGTGAATATCTCGCACCCATCTTTTGTTAATAATCGAAATATTTTCATCCTAAACTAGTCCTAACTTGTGTTTTCAGTCTATAAAAAGCACAATAAGTTTAACAAGACTAAAAGGCATGCCGAAATTAAGCAAACAGTAAGGCAACATAAACTAAAGACATAAAATGAAGCCGGCATGCAGTCAAGACAATTTAGAGTCATCATACTTTGCGGGGTTCTTTTCGAGAAAATCTTGAACTTGAGATAGGGAAGGTTTGAACAAAGATAGTCTAGCAGCCAAAGCCTCCTCAAAAGGTACTGAACCACCCATTGCCCTGTCAAGGATGAGAACTGCGGTCAGCCGAAAATCCTAGAGTATGGAACAAATGAAAGGAATTCCAATAACAACTCTAACCTAGCAGTCCATTCTGCAACAGCCTTTCCGGCTCCACAATGTTCTGCAAGTTCATCAATGCCCTCATCCAGGCATACCGTGCTATCCACATCGAAGCACACCGCATCAGCATTTCTCCATACATCAAGAACCTCTATAGACATTAAAACAACAACCATCACCCAAGGCCACATGGCTCTGAAATTCTCAAGACTTGAACTTTACTTAGctctttattttcttaaacCTCAACTGTCAATCGATAAGTTCATACTCAATTATTCTCCAGTGTCTGAACATCAACTGCATACTTATTTTCAGTGTATCGATTCGACGATCCCACAAGAAATACGGTCACGCTTTCTACCAACTAAACGTAACGTTTCTAAGACAAGTTTTCCACTCCCACAAATCAAACTTACCATATTAGATACGCATTTTTTACTCAAACAAATTATATACCGGATGCAAATCCAAGTTCCCAGATTCAATCAATCACATTACCTTTGGATGGTAGCCTGTTGCCAGAAGGGCTCAATGTGGCTTCTAATGGTTGAGCTGAAGCAGCAATCGAGTTCCGTAATTTGGGATGTTGTCTCATTCCAACTTGTCCTCTGTTTCGATACAAACGTCTTGTAAATTGCACTGAAGAtgcagaaacaaaagaaagatgctTCTGCCTCAAATGAATACGAACTGGAGCGACTCGCGACGATGCAGCCACCAATCCCTCCATGGAAATCTGCTCCCAACAAATCATCAAacaataatcataaagaaatatCCTTTAAGAACCAAAACTTGAAAACATAAATGGTGAAGAACAGAAAGGGTAATTGGAAATTACCGTTCTTGCTTTGTTTCTGAGATCCCTCTTTTGCTGTTGATTTTTCTGGAGCTCCCTCCTTCCCACCTTTTCAATGGTTGGTGGGAATCTCTGTCATGTTGTTGGTTTTtttgttggtggtggtggtggcgttgTTTCTATGTTTTTGGGAATGGGGTGTTGCGAGTTTAGCCCAATGATGGTGGGTCAAGACCCAACCCAACTTAGGTCCACAAGATGGGTCAGCCCAACTAGACCCAGTTTTTAATGGGTCAACCCAATCCCACTTTACTTGTGATTCTGATTCTTATCGAAAAATGGCTCGTTTGAGTCTGCTCTATAGAAAATACTTTTGCTCGCTAGTGTTTTTGTTAGAGGTACTTTCATTAGACACACATCGAAATTTTTATTAGAAGACAAAGTGTTTCATGAAAAATCACTTGGTTATATGAATGAAAAGTTAAAATAAgttttgggaattgttattagcactctaaaaatcttattttgcactccaaactttttataattagaaagaaaaatacatttgtgagaagtgtagaatgagaattttagagtgctaataacagttccttgagtctgtaaaaaaaaaatagatatttTGAATGAACAAACTacaattaagtttttttttttttcacatcctAATCTGGCATGAGTTATATGAGCATGATCTTGATCTGATCTACTGTCCAAAATAGTCAGACTAAttgtgtttattttgttttgtatgaAAGCATATATGGTAATACATATGGGAACATGATCCTCTCATGTCCTTTTCATATGGAACCTCTGGACCTCTAATCATGTCCGTTCAATCGAAAATCAAAAGGTCTGGAAAACGATTAGACGACCTTAATACCATGGGAATGAGAAGCTGAGATGGCAACATCGGCATGGGATCCTCTGCATCGAGATCCGCGGTGATGGTGTTGATGGCAAGAGGGTTGAGAGGGGCACGGATGTCGGAGGAGACAACATCATCGTCGGGATTGATGGCTTCGCGGTCATGTTCGAGGCAAGGTTGCAATTGATGCCTTCCATCCAAAGGATCTGgatggaagagatccggagaaAATCATTTCCAATAATTATATATCTCTAGGGGAAATGCATGACAAcaaaggattttttttattttataatttttaatttctatcACCTTGTTTTACTATGAGAAATGGGGAGTCGAATACATGATCTCAGGTAGTGCAGCAAAGTAGATTTCTATCAATTTCATATAGTTGACTGATCAAGTAATTTTTGCTAATCGTTTGTCTAattctgaaaataaataaataaaaagcccATGTAACCAGCACACCCTGTCTTTTCTCCACATAATATAACCCATATAAGGCATGCAAGGCACTAGCCCAAATTAATGGAGTAGAAGGAA
Encoded proteins:
- the LOC103409767 gene encoding phosphoserine phosphatase, chloroplastic-like — translated: MEGLVAASSRVAPVRIHLRQKHLSFVSASSVQFTRRLYRNRGQVGMRQHPKLRNSIAASAQPLEATLSPSGNRLPSKEVLDVWRNADAVCFDVDSTVCLDEGIDELAEHCGAGKAVAEWTARAMGGSVPFEEALAARLSLFKPSLSQVQDFLEKNPAKLSPGIVELVKKLKAKGTDVYLVSGGFRQMIKPVAAILDIPTENVFANQLLFGTSGEFLGFDKNEPTSRSGGKATAVQQIRKAHNYKELVMIGDGATDLEARQPGGADLFICYAGVQLREAVAAKADWLVFNLQDLIRSLD